In Rubrivirga marina, the following are encoded in one genomic region:
- the rpsU gene encoding 30S ribosomal protein S21, translating to MGIKVRDKESIDRALRRFKRTVNRARVLRIYRENMSYTKPSAVRREERKEAAKKARRANRRRY from the coding sequence ATCGGCATCAAAGTACGCGACAAGGAGTCCATCGACCGCGCCCTCCGCCGCTTCAAGCGGACGGTGAACCGCGCCCGTGTCCTCCGGATCTACCGGGAGAACATGTCCTACACGAAGCCCTCGGCGGTCCGCCGCGAGGAGCGGAAGGAGGCGGCCAAGAAGGCCCGCCGCGCGAACCGGCGCCGCTACTAG
- a CDS encoding acyl-CoA carboxylase subunit beta, whose protein sequence is MSDQPADRYADLDRRRAESRQGGGEARVARQHDRGKLTARERIEILLDPGSFVETGAFVRHQARGFGLEKSRPYGDGVVTGWGTVDGRTVAVFSQDFTVFGGSLGLAHAEKIVRLMEMALGNGMPVIGLNDSGGARIQEGVAALGGYADIFLQNTLASGVVPQISAVLGPCAGGAVYSPAITDFTFMARGTSYMFVTGPNVVKTVTNEEVTQEELGGADTHASKSGVCHRAFPNEGALLLGIRELLGYLPSNCEDPAPRVSTSDPVGRADAALDELVPENPNKPYDIHEVISRVVDDGGFFEIHPDFAANLVVGFARLGGRSVGVVANQPAVLAGVLDIDASVKGARFVRFCDAFNIPLVVFEDVPGFLPGTDQEWNGIIRHGAKLLYAFCEATVPKMTVITRKAYGGAYDVMNSKHIRADLNLAWPTAEIAVMGPKGAVEIIRKREIAAAEDPAAAEEAFTEEYRQRFANPYVAAERGYVDDVIRPSETRERLIRTLGMLEHKVQTLPRKKHGNLPL, encoded by the coding sequence ATGTCCGACCAGCCCGCCGACCGCTACGCCGACCTCGACCGCCGCCGCGCCGAGTCCCGCCAGGGCGGCGGCGAAGCCCGCGTCGCCCGCCAGCACGACAGGGGCAAGCTGACCGCCCGCGAGCGGATCGAGATCCTCCTCGACCCCGGCTCGTTCGTCGAGACCGGCGCGTTCGTCCGCCACCAGGCGCGGGGGTTCGGGCTCGAGAAGAGCCGGCCCTATGGCGACGGCGTCGTGACGGGCTGGGGGACCGTCGACGGGCGGACCGTCGCCGTGTTCTCGCAGGACTTCACCGTGTTCGGCGGGTCGCTGGGGCTGGCCCACGCCGAGAAGATCGTCCGGCTGATGGAAATGGCCCTCGGGAACGGGATGCCCGTCATCGGGCTCAACGACTCGGGCGGGGCGCGCATCCAGGAGGGCGTCGCGGCGCTCGGCGGCTACGCCGACATCTTCCTCCAGAACACCCTGGCGTCGGGCGTCGTGCCGCAGATCTCGGCCGTCCTCGGGCCGTGCGCCGGCGGGGCCGTCTACTCCCCGGCCATCACCGACTTCACGTTCATGGCGCGTGGGACGAGCTACATGTTCGTGACCGGGCCGAACGTCGTGAAGACGGTCACCAACGAGGAGGTCACGCAGGAGGAGTTGGGCGGGGCCGACACGCACGCCTCGAAGTCGGGCGTGTGCCACCGCGCGTTCCCCAACGAGGGCGCGCTCCTCCTCGGCATCCGGGAGCTCCTGGGCTATCTCCCGTCGAACTGCGAGGACCCCGCGCCGCGCGTCTCCACGAGCGACCCCGTCGGCCGGGCCGACGCGGCGCTCGACGAGCTCGTCCCCGAGAACCCGAACAAGCCGTACGACATCCACGAGGTCATCTCGCGCGTCGTCGACGACGGCGGGTTCTTCGAGATCCACCCCGACTTCGCCGCGAACCTCGTGGTCGGGTTCGCCCGCCTCGGCGGCCGGTCGGTGGGCGTCGTGGCGAACCAGCCGGCCGTTCTGGCGGGCGTGCTCGACATCGACGCGAGCGTCAAGGGCGCGCGGTTCGTCCGGTTCTGCGACGCGTTCAACATCCCGCTCGTCGTGTTCGAGGACGTCCCGGGCTTCCTGCCCGGCACCGATCAGGAGTGGAACGGGATCATCCGCCACGGGGCCAAGCTGCTCTACGCCTTCTGCGAGGCGACCGTCCCCAAGATGACCGTCATCACACGGAAGGCCTACGGCGGGGCCTACGACGTGATGAACTCGAAGCACATCCGCGCCGACCTCAACCTCGCGTGGCCGACGGCCGAGATCGCGGTGATGGGACCCAAGGGCGCCGTCGAGATCATCCGCAAGCGCGAGATCGCGGCCGCCGAGGACCCCGCCGCGGCCGAGGAGGCGTTCACTGAGGAGTACCGCCAGCGGTTCGCGAACCCCTACGTCGCCGCCGAGCGGGGCTACGTCGACGACGTGATCCGCCCGTCTGAGACGCGCGAGCGGCTGATCCGCACGCTCGGGATGCTGGAGCACAAGGTCCAGACGCTCCCTCGCAAGAAGCACGGCAACTTGCCCCTGTAG
- a CDS encoding 4-phosphoerythronate dehydrogenase, producing MTRPPRLLVDANIPHAQAAFGGYGLVRTMAGRDITRDDLAEVEALLVRSVTPVDAALIDGTPVRFVGTATAGIDHVDVAALDERGIAFASAPGSNAASVVDYVVAALLAVAADRGETLDGKTLGVVGVGEVGGRLVPRARALGLRVLVSDPPRASSGQTDHDPLDLDAVLAEADVVTLHTPLTRPGESPWPTLGLIDAEAASRMKPDAWLINAARGRVVTSEAAATLATSRPVVLDVWPNEPEPDPALVRAATLATPHVAGYAADAKTRGTAMLAAALAAWAGGDAWTPPAVDPIVVDAPDLPTETAVEQTRWLDALARQAYDVRADDARFRAAMAGGDGEARAAAFATLRKTYPERRELDRFVVRGPVPDSLRAAVTAGLGMDVDGLASDRRP from the coding sequence ATGACCCGCCCGCCACGCCTTCTCGTCGACGCCAACATTCCCCACGCACAGGCTGCGTTTGGGGGCTACGGACTCGTCCGCACGATGGCCGGGCGAGACATCACCCGAGACGACCTCGCCGAGGTGGAGGCGCTCCTCGTCCGCAGCGTCACGCCGGTGGACGCGGCGCTGATCGACGGGACGCCCGTGCGGTTCGTCGGCACGGCGACGGCCGGGATCGATCACGTGGACGTGGCGGCCTTGGACGAGCGGGGCATCGCCTTCGCGTCCGCACCAGGCTCCAACGCCGCATCCGTGGTCGATTACGTCGTCGCCGCGCTGCTGGCGGTCGCGGCCGACCGGGGGGAGACCCTCGACGGGAAGACGCTCGGCGTCGTCGGGGTAGGAGAGGTCGGCGGCCGGCTGGTGCCGCGGGCCCGCGCGCTCGGCCTCCGCGTCCTGGTCTCCGACCCGCCCCGCGCCTCCTCGGGCCAGACCGATCACGACCCCCTCGACCTCGACGCCGTGCTCGCCGAGGCGGACGTGGTCACGCTCCACACGCCGCTCACTCGGCCCGGAGAGAGCCCGTGGCCGACGCTCGGGCTGATCGACGCCGAGGCCGCCTCGAGGATGAAGCCGGATGCGTGGCTGATCAACGCGGCGCGCGGGCGCGTGGTTACGAGCGAGGCCGCGGCGACGCTCGCCACCAGCCGGCCGGTCGTCCTCGACGTGTGGCCGAACGAGCCGGAGCCCGATCCGGCGCTCGTCAGGGCCGCCACGCTCGCCACGCCCCACGTCGCCGGCTATGCCGCCGACGCCAAGACGCGCGGGACGGCCATGCTTGCCGCGGCGCTGGCGGCGTGGGCTGGCGGAGACGCGTGGACGCCTCCGGCCGTCGACCCGATCGTCGTCGACGCGCCGGACCTGCCCACGGAGACGGCGGTCGAGCAGACGCGGTGGCTCGACGCGCTCGCCCGCCAGGCCTACGACGTCCGCGCCGACGACGCCCGCTTCCGGGCAGCGATGGCGGGGGGCGACGGCGAGGCCCGGGCGGCCGCGTTCGCCACGCTCCGAAAGACCTACCCAGAGCGTCGCGAACTCGACCGGTTCGTTGTGCGCGGCCCGGTCCCCGACTCGCTGCGTGCCGCTGTCACCGCCGGCCTCGGCATGGACGTGGACGGACTCGCGTCGGACCGGCGTCCCTAG
- a CDS encoding cell wall hydrolase, with amino-acid sequence MSTIAKGIATALSIALAGMLPLLGLFVTIHSSTDLSGDEVPVSLVSDLDAPPPFSLDTVSDDVLWMARCIYSETKRADEQELVAWVLRNRVETGYRGVHTYEGVVLDPYQFSAFNPGNPKRRLYTSLAPSPDSPAFVQALEVAHAVYHAPASSRPFSRKTRHFYSERSMVGGQAPNWSNGHVPVNPTGFRVDPKRFRFYSGVAAPLPAAVPAAAGLVL; translated from the coding sequence ATGAGCACCATTGCAAAAGGGATTGCCACCGCGCTCTCCATCGCCCTCGCCGGGATGCTCCCCCTGCTCGGGCTCTTCGTCACGATCCACTCCTCGACGGACCTCTCAGGCGACGAAGTCCCCGTGTCGCTGGTGTCGGACCTTGACGCGCCCCCCCCGTTCTCGCTCGACACGGTGAGCGACGACGTGCTGTGGATGGCGCGCTGTATCTACTCCGAGACGAAGCGAGCCGATGAACAGGAGCTCGTGGCATGGGTCCTCCGCAACCGCGTCGAAACGGGCTACCGCGGGGTGCACACCTACGAAGGCGTCGTGCTCGACCCGTACCAGTTCAGCGCGTTCAACCCGGGCAACCCGAAGCGGCGCCTCTACACGTCGCTCGCGCCGTCGCCCGACTCGCCCGCGTTCGTGCAGGCGCTCGAGGTGGCCCACGCGGTCTACCACGCGCCGGCCTCGTCCCGGCCGTTCTCGCGCAAGACGCGCCACTTCTACAGCGAGCGCTCGATGGTCGGCGGCCAGGCCCCGAACTGGTCGAACGGCCACGTGCCCGTCAACCCGACGGGCTTCCGGGTCGACCCCAAGCGGTTCCGATTCTATTCGGGCGTCGCGGCGCCCCTCCCGGCCGCCGTCCCCGCCGCCGCTGGGCTGGTGCTCTAG
- a CDS encoding endonuclease/exonuclease/phosphatase family protein, which translates to MTRPLALLAAFLSILGACAGPSVPAGPEASAFEVQPPPVWTAEGVRVATFNGEFLFDGAGGEGEATFAWKGDPAAARAHRDAVAAVVRSLDADLVLIPETEDLATLQMLVDESLADLGYEAVLVDGRDSFTGQDVGLLSRLPVEAAGRTDERAPVGVSDQLYGVSKNLWARVTMPDGTPVTVVGVHFLARPDDVERRDRRNAQAEVIRQFVAAEVAEGRQVIALGDFNDFDDAALDRRSSIPITDVLATVKRVGPGPEDDLVNVLGDVPQAERFTSFYDRNADGQFDDGEFSAIDHVLLSPALYRRVVDVRYVHAHDPREVSDHFPIVVTLSE; encoded by the coding sequence ATGACACGCCCGCTCGCCCTCCTCGCCGCCTTCCTGTCGATCCTCGGCGCGTGCGCCGGCCCGTCCGTGCCCGCCGGGCCCGAGGCGTCGGCCTTCGAGGTCCAGCCGCCGCCCGTCTGGACCGCCGAGGGGGTCCGCGTGGCGACGTTCAACGGCGAGTTCCTGTTCGACGGGGCCGGCGGCGAGGGCGAGGCCACGTTCGCGTGGAAGGGCGATCCCGCCGCGGCCCGCGCCCACCGCGACGCCGTCGCCGCCGTCGTCCGAAGCCTCGACGCCGACCTCGTGCTGATCCCCGAGACCGAGGACCTCGCCACGCTCCAGATGCTGGTCGACGAGTCGCTCGCGGACCTCGGCTACGAGGCCGTCCTCGTCGACGGACGTGACTCGTTCACGGGTCAGGATGTTGGTCTCCTGTCGCGCCTCCCGGTCGAGGCCGCCGGGCGGACCGACGAGCGCGCGCCGGTGGGCGTGAGCGACCAGCTATACGGCGTGTCCAAGAACCTCTGGGCGCGCGTGACGATGCCGGACGGGACGCCCGTGACGGTCGTCGGCGTCCACTTCCTCGCGCGGCCGGACGACGTCGAACGGCGGGACCGTCGGAACGCCCAGGCCGAGGTGATCCGCCAGTTCGTGGCCGCCGAGGTCGCCGAGGGCCGGCAGGTGATCGCGCTCGGCGACTTCAACGACTTCGACGACGCGGCGCTCGACCGCCGCAGCTCGATCCCGATCACCGACGTCCTGGCGACGGTCAAGCGGGTCGGGCCGGGGCCGGAGGACGACCTCGTTAACGTGCTCGGCGACGTGCCGCAGGCCGAGCGGTTCACCTCGTTCTACGACCGGAACGCCGACGGGCAGTTCGACGACGGCGAGTTCTCGGCCATCGACCACGTGCTCCTGTCGCCCGCGCTGTACCGCCGCGTCGTCGACGTCCGGTACGTGCACGCGCACGACCCGCGGGAGGTGAGCGACCACTTCCCGATCGTCGTCACCCTGTCCGAGTAG
- a CDS encoding RNA polymerase sigma factor, with protein MTSDRPAAESWRRALDGDRDAFNQALAPYTDDLRTAAERQLEVERDVVTDEPVDGASAVDLTPDELVGETMLRAWDLRSRFDGDRMGFRAWLLGLQTRSLSRFAQREDRYARRKTVSFDEELPTNEDQDAVGEQFYEFRQPFDVDTYEEVIVGEEPADPVIGSRKRPVDEADLSDEDREALADASFRAEARQAAVLHDEFDVALPEVAQILDASLKDTATYLGLAREGMLARFGSVDDDHDDDPAVDSYTGDPLPDA; from the coding sequence ATGACCTCCGACCGCCCGGCCGCCGAGTCCTGGCGCCGCGCCCTCGACGGCGACCGCGACGCCTTCAACCAGGCCCTCGCCCCCTACACCGACGACCTCCGAACGGCCGCCGAGCGCCAGCTCGAAGTCGAACGCGACGTCGTCACCGACGAGCCCGTCGACGGGGCCTCGGCCGTGGACCTCACGCCCGACGAGCTCGTCGGCGAGACAATGCTGCGCGCCTGGGACCTCCGGAGCCGGTTCGACGGCGACCGGATGGGGTTCCGCGCGTGGCTCCTCGGCCTCCAGACGCGGTCGCTCTCGCGGTTCGCCCAGCGCGAGGACCGCTACGCCCGGCGGAAGACCGTCTCCTTCGACGAGGAGCTCCCGACGAACGAGGACCAGGACGCGGTCGGCGAGCAGTTCTACGAGTTCCGCCAGCCGTTCGACGTCGACACGTACGAGGAGGTCATCGTCGGCGAGGAGCCGGCGGACCCCGTGATCGGCAGCCGCAAGCGGCCGGTCGACGAGGCCGACCTCTCCGACGAGGACCGCGAGGCGCTCGCCGACGCGTCGTTCCGCGCCGAGGCCCGCCAGGCCGCCGTGCTCCACGACGAGTTCGACGTCGCGCTCCCGGAGGTCGCCCAGATCCTCGACGCCTCGCTCAAGGACACGGCCACCTACCTCGGCCTCGCCCGCGAGGGCATGCTCGCCCGGTTCGGCTCCGTCGACGACGACCACGACGACGACCCGGCCGTCGACTCGTACACCGGCGACCCGCTCCCGGACGCCTGA
- a CDS encoding peptide chain release factor 1, producing the protein MSNLSPDDRDALLKELRRRTTSPGFHFLSADHLSRLNEARSADAPIVSLYLEMTPEARLGTTWSTVLKDLCERAVADAGDHKAAVKRECERIQEALEAGLPRTGRGVAFFACESQGLFEQIGTAVTLPNAVHVDDNPYVRPLARVRDENDRFVLALLSMHKSRFFFSQIGLVEEVYELEGEEFAVTDLVSKDQKQDRKAELRRQQAQRSAHALELIAKTLEARHVLYSAPADMEADFLDKLDQATRQKVAGNFPCDTNATSSEVADAAEAAQRAVEEKEEVETLGKVQELLSSRAVAGLDDTLDMLNQQRVMTLVVDGDQTIAGGVDSESGMLTTQTEGTYEATGGNVKPVSDLVELMLDKAMEQGASLELVHSHAGREALAPHGPAAALLRF; encoded by the coding sequence ATGTCGAACCTCTCCCCCGACGACCGCGACGCCCTGCTCAAGGAGCTCCGCCGCCGCACGACGTCGCCCGGCTTCCACTTCCTCTCCGCCGACCACCTCTCGCGCCTCAACGAGGCCCGCTCCGCCGACGCGCCGATCGTCAGCCTCTACCTCGAGATGACGCCCGAGGCCCGGCTCGGCACGACGTGGTCGACGGTCCTCAAGGACCTCTGCGAGCGGGCCGTCGCCGACGCCGGCGACCACAAGGCGGCGGTCAAGCGCGAGTGCGAGCGGATCCAGGAGGCCCTCGAGGCCGGCCTGCCCCGCACCGGCCGGGGCGTGGCCTTCTTCGCCTGCGAGAGCCAGGGCCTGTTCGAGCAGATCGGGACGGCCGTGACGCTCCCGAACGCGGTCCACGTCGACGACAACCCGTACGTCCGGCCGCTGGCGCGCGTCCGCGACGAGAACGACCGGTTCGTCCTCGCGCTCCTCTCCATGCACAAGAGCCGGTTCTTCTTCTCGCAGATCGGCCTCGTCGAGGAGGTCTATGAGCTCGAGGGCGAGGAGTTCGCCGTGACCGACCTCGTGTCGAAGGACCAGAAGCAGGACCGGAAGGCCGAGCTCCGCCGCCAGCAGGCCCAGCGCTCGGCCCACGCGCTCGAGCTCATCGCCAAGACGCTCGAGGCCCGGCACGTCCTGTACTCGGCCCCGGCCGACATGGAGGCCGACTTCCTCGACAAGCTCGACCAGGCCACGCGCCAGAAGGTGGCCGGCAACTTCCCCTGCGACACGAACGCGACATCGTCCGAGGTGGCCGACGCCGCCGAGGCCGCCCAGCGCGCGGTCGAGGAGAAGGAGGAGGTCGAGACGCTCGGGAAGGTCCAGGAGCTCCTCTCGTCGCGCGCCGTCGCCGGCCTCGACGACACGCTCGACATGCTCAACCAGCAGCGCGTCATGACGCTCGTCGTCGACGGCGACCAGACGATCGCGGGCGGCGTCGACTCCGAGTCGGGCATGCTCACGACGCAGACCGAGGGGACCTACGAGGCCACGGGCGGCAACGTCAAGCCGGTCTCGGACCTCGTCGAGCTCATGCTCGACAAGGCCATGGAGCAGGGCGCGAGCCTCGAGCTCGTCCACTCCCACGCCGGCCGCGAGGCCCTCGCCCCCCACGGCCCCGCCGCCGCCCTCCTCCGGTTCTGA
- a CDS encoding outer membrane beta-barrel protein, with protein MRFLPLALLLALAAPASQAQIIPSLDLGVAGGVNFASISDATDFDLDSSTGYHIGLYADVGVLFASARTGVYYVRAADIRDDISNPDPNTDTSFDYVAVPIDFQIKTPTPIFQAYALIGPEFRFPVDGLDTFETENVQYAGNVGLGVRGGLPLIGPSGYLELRYGRDFSGLRSDTGTSDDDVKVHLVMIRLGVGI; from the coding sequence ATGCGCTTTCTCCCACTCGCCCTTCTCCTGGCCCTCGCCGCGCCCGCGTCGCAGGCCCAGATCATCCCGTCCCTCGATCTCGGCGTCGCCGGCGGCGTCAACTTCGCCAGCATCAGCGACGCCACCGACTTCGACCTCGACAGCTCGACCGGCTACCACATCGGCCTCTACGCCGACGTCGGCGTCCTCTTCGCCTCGGCCCGGACCGGCGTCTACTACGTCCGCGCCGCTGACATCCGCGACGACATCAGCAATCCGGACCCGAACACGGATACGTCGTTCGACTACGTCGCCGTCCCGATCGACTTCCAGATCAAGACGCCGACGCCCATCTTCCAGGCCTACGCCCTCATCGGCCCCGAATTCCGGTTCCCCGTCGACGGCCTCGACACGTTCGAGACCGAGAACGTCCAGTACGCCGGCAACGTCGGCCTCGGCGTCCGCGGCGGGCTCCCGCTCATCGGGCCGAGCGGCTACCTCGAGCTCCGCTACGGCCGCGACTTCTCCGGCCTCCGCTCCGACACGGGCACGTCCGACGACGACGTGAAGGTCCACCTCGTCATGATCCGCCTCGGCGTCGGCATCTAG
- the bshA gene encoding N-acetyl-alpha-D-glucosaminyl L-malate synthase BshA, with product MTIGITCYPTFGGSGVVATELGKALARRGHTVHFIAYALPLRLEHMVENVFFHEVRVNTYPLFEYPPYALALASKMIDVARHDGLDLLHVHYAIPHATSAVLARDILRSKGISIPIVTTLHGTDITLVGKDAGFRPVVEHSIDASDGVTSVSDWLRRETYASFDVSADIEVIPNFVDTERFSRQPKDHFKRAIAPDGERLIVHVSNFRRVKRAPDAVEVFARLHAQGAWPEGHPKHGQPGGVKLLMVGDGPDRMASEAAARAAGVWGDVRFIGKQEPVEEILSIADLFLMPSASETFGLAALEAMACGVPVVSSDVGGLPELNIDGETGFLRPIGDVDGMTEAARTVLTTPDLHARMAEAARRRAVEHFDLDRIVPQYEAHYDRVVDAVGV from the coding sequence ATGACCATCGGCATCACCTGCTACCCGACCTTCGGTGGCTCCGGCGTCGTCGCCACCGAGCTCGGGAAGGCGCTGGCCCGGCGCGGGCACACCGTCCACTTTATCGCCTACGCGCTCCCGCTCCGGCTGGAGCACATGGTCGAGAACGTGTTCTTCCACGAGGTCCGGGTCAACACGTACCCCCTCTTCGAGTACCCGCCGTACGCCCTCGCGCTCGCCTCGAAGATGATCGACGTGGCGCGACACGACGGGCTCGACCTCCTCCACGTCCACTACGCGATCCCACACGCGACGAGCGCGGTCCTGGCCCGCGACATCCTCCGGAGCAAGGGGATCTCGATCCCGATCGTGACGACGCTCCACGGGACCGACATCACGCTCGTGGGCAAGGACGCCGGCTTCCGGCCGGTCGTCGAGCACTCGATCGACGCGAGCGACGGGGTCACGTCGGTGAGCGACTGGCTTCGGCGCGAGACGTACGCCTCGTTCGACGTCTCGGCCGACATCGAGGTGATCCCCAACTTCGTGGACACGGAGCGCTTTTCGCGCCAGCCGAAGGACCACTTCAAACGGGCCATCGCGCCCGATGGCGAGCGGCTCATCGTCCACGTTTCCAACTTCCGGCGCGTGAAGCGAGCGCCGGACGCCGTCGAGGTGTTCGCACGGCTCCACGCGCAGGGGGCGTGGCCGGAGGGGCACCCGAAGCACGGCCAGCCCGGCGGCGTCAAGCTCCTGATGGTCGGCGACGGGCCGGACCGGATGGCGTCGGAGGCCGCCGCCCGCGCGGCCGGCGTCTGGGGCGACGTCCGGTTCATCGGCAAGCAGGAGCCGGTCGAGGAGATCCTGTCCATCGCCGACCTGTTCCTGATGCCGTCGGCGAGCGAGACGTTCGGGCTGGCGGCGCTCGAGGCCATGGCCTGCGGCGTGCCCGTCGTGTCGAGCGACGTCGGCGGCCTGCCGGAGCTCAACATCGACGGCGAGACGGGCTTCCTCCGCCCCATCGGCGACGTCGACGGGATGACGGAGGCCGCGCGGACGGTCCTCACCACGCCGGACCTCCACGCGCGGATGGCCGAGGCCGCCCGCCGCCGCGCCGTCGAGCACTTCGACCTCGACCGGATCGTGCCCCAGTACGAGGCCCACTACGACCGCGTGGTGGACGCCGTGGGCGTGTAG
- a CDS encoding septal ring lytic transglycosylase RlpA family protein, with amino-acid sequence MRPVFPYPARLAALAVAFALPAAAQPAAPAAPMPAALDSAVVWAPAPGLVVAVADSAALVAFAAEVGDLGAGTEAAGVVVGEGRASYYGERFRGQRTASGERFDPDGLTAAHRTLPFGTRLRVTNLRTGQSVVVRVTDRGPFHGSRVIDLSKAAARRIGMVRSGTARVRIERL; translated from the coding sequence GTGCGCCCGGTTTTCCCCTACCCCGCCCGCCTCGCCGCGCTGGCGGTCGCGTTCGCCCTCCCGGCCGCGGCCCAGCCCGCCGCGCCCGCGGCCCCGATGCCCGCCGCGCTCGACTCGGCCGTCGTGTGGGCGCCGGCGCCTGGCCTCGTCGTCGCCGTGGCCGACTCGGCCGCACTCGTAGCGTTCGCGGCCGAGGTGGGCGACCTCGGCGCGGGCACCGAGGCGGCCGGCGTCGTCGTCGGCGAAGGCCGGGCGAGCTACTACGGCGAGCGCTTCCGCGGCCAGCGGACCGCCAGCGGCGAGCGGTTCGACCCCGACGGGCTCACGGCGGCCCACCGGACGCTCCCCTTCGGCACGCGCCTCCGCGTGACGAACCTCCGCACGGGCCAGAGCGTGGTCGTCCGCGTCACCGACCGCGGACCGTTCCACGGGTCGCGTGTGATCGACCTGTCGAAGGCGGCGGCGCGGCGGATCGGGATGGTCCGCTCGGGGACGGCGCGCGTGCGGATCGAGCGGCTCTAA
- a CDS encoding DEAD/DEAH box helicase, with amino-acid sequence MPTHAPVDSFDALGLAPSVLRGVRDAGYDSPTPVQAAALPVALDGVDVVGVAQTGTGKTAAFVLPILDYLVKDPMPGKKRAVRALVVTPTRELAIQVTEAVAGYGKHTGLRAATIYGGVGKGGQRTALRNGIDIVVATPGRLLDFLGEGVLDLSFVDVLVLDEADRMFDMGFVKDVRRIVAAVPKERQTMLFSATMPPPIQDLARSILYQPETIEVGERRDPAATVTQRQIRVAEAEKQALLHHLIETEAVDRMIVFSRTKYRADRIKKKLDRAGFDAIAIHSNRTQGQRQRALKGFEAGQYQIMVATDIAARGIDVPGVSHVVNFDAPNMPEDYIHRIGRTGRAEATGDAITFVSAAEASNLAAIEKHTGRRIDELRVDGFDAPRMAEALANPARRSNPSGHKSRQKQGGGRPGGNRNGGGRSKKGRGNR; translated from the coding sequence ATGCCCACCCACGCCCCCGTCGACTCGTTCGACGCCCTCGGCCTCGCCCCCTCCGTCCTCCGGGGCGTCCGCGACGCCGGCTACGACTCCCCCACGCCCGTCCAGGCCGCCGCCCTGCCCGTCGCCCTCGACGGGGTCGACGTGGTCGGCGTGGCGCAGACCGGGACCGGCAAGACGGCCGCGTTCGTCCTGCCCATCCTCGACTACCTCGTCAAGGACCCGATGCCGGGCAAGAAGCGGGCGGTCCGCGCCCTCGTCGTCACGCCGACGCGCGAGCTGGCGATCCAGGTGACCGAGGCCGTCGCCGGCTACGGCAAGCACACCGGCCTCCGGGCCGCCACGATCTACGGCGGCGTCGGGAAGGGCGGGCAGCGGACGGCCCTCCGCAACGGGATCGACATCGTCGTCGCCACGCCGGGCCGCCTCCTCGACTTCCTCGGCGAGGGCGTCCTCGACCTCTCGTTCGTCGACGTCCTCGTGCTCGACGAGGCCGACCGGATGTTCGACATGGGGTTCGTGAAGGACGTCCGCCGGATCGTGGCCGCCGTGCCGAAAGAGCGCCAGACGATGCTGTTCTCGGCGACGATGCCGCCCCCCATCCAGGACCTCGCGCGGAGCATCCTCTACCAGCCTGAGACCATCGAGGTCGGGGAGCGGCGCGACCCCGCGGCGACGGTCACGCAGCGCCAGATCCGCGTGGCCGAGGCCGAGAAGCAGGCGCTCCTCCACCACCTCATCGAGACCGAGGCGGTCGACCGGATGATCGTGTTCTCACGCACGAAGTACCGGGCCGACCGGATCAAGAAGAAGCTCGACCGGGCCGGCTTCGACGCCATCGCGATCCACTCGAACCGGACGCAGGGCCAGCGCCAGCGCGCGCTCAAGGGGTTCGAGGCGGGCCAGTACCAGATCATGGTGGCGACCGACATCGCCGCGCGCGGGATCGACGTGCCGGGCGTCTCGCACGTCGTCAACTTCGACGCGCCCAACATGCCGGAGGACTACATCCACCGGATCGGGCGGACCGGGCGGGCCGAGGCGACGGGCGACGCGATCACGTTCGTCTCGGCGGCCGAGGCCTCGAACCTCGCCGCCATCGAGAAGCACACGGGCCGGCGGATCGACGAGCTCCGGGTCGACGGCTTCGACGCCCCGCGGATGGCAGAGGCCCTCGCCAACCCGGCGCGGCGCTCGAACCCGTCGGGCCACAAGTCGCGCCAGAAGCAGGGCGGCGGCCGGCCCGGTGGCAACCGGAACGGCGGCGGGCGCTCCAAGAAGGGCCGCGGCAACCGCTAG